In one Mycoplasmopsis canis PG 14 genomic region, the following are encoded:
- a CDS encoding ABC transporter ATP-binding protein yields the protein MENKKEILLDVKNLKVSFKVKRNKYINIVRGVDLQIGKGEIIGIVGESGSGKSVTSKSFLNINENSLITADKMQISDTDLLKSKKESFWQTVRGHKIGYIPQDPLTSLNPTRKIGKQLLDALNKNKEWSKKTYMAKREYLVGLLDKFGIRNPEAVFDMYPHNTLSGGMKQRVVITMVVALKPSLIIADEPTTALDPTVQASVLALFDEIREQMNISIILISHNISVVAKFCDYIYVMYAGKIVEKGTKKDIFTEPKHPYTWALISAIPENKEDRLYSIKGTPPDMNNLPLGDAFAPRNEYALEIDFIKEAPLFQISETHAAASWLLHPDAPKVQLSSELEARLESFRKVFNENE from the coding sequence ATGGAAAATAAAAAAGAAATATTATTAGATGTAAAAAATCTAAAAGTTAGTTTTAAAGTAAAAAGAAATAAATACATAAATATCGTTAGAGGTGTTGATTTACAAATTGGTAAAGGTGAAATAATTGGTATTGTTGGTGAATCTGGATCAGGGAAATCTGTTACATCTAAATCGTTTTTAAATATTAACGAAAACTCTTTGATTACTGCAGATAAAATGCAAATTAGTGATACTGACTTACTAAAAAGTAAAAAAGAATCATTTTGACAAACAGTACGCGGACATAAAATTGGTTATATTCCTCAAGATCCGCTTACATCCTTAAATCCGACAAGAAAAATTGGAAAACAACTTTTAGATGCTTTAAATAAAAACAAAGAATGATCTAAAAAAACTTATATGGCCAAAAGAGAATATCTTGTTGGTTTATTAGATAAATTTGGAATCAGAAATCCAGAAGCTGTTTTTGATATGTATCCACATAATACATTAAGTGGAGGAATGAAGCAACGTGTTGTTATAACAATGGTTGTAGCTTTAAAACCAAGTTTAATTATAGCTGACGAACCTACCACAGCTCTTGATCCTACAGTTCAAGCTTCGGTTCTTGCTTTATTTGATGAAATAAGAGAGCAAATGAATATTTCAATAATTTTAATTAGTCACAACATTTCTGTTGTCGCAAAATTCTGTGACTATATTTATGTTATGTATGCAGGAAAAATTGTTGAAAAAGGAACTAAAAAAGATATTTTTACCGAACCAAAACATCCTTATACATGAGCTCTGATTTCCGCAATTCCTGAAAACAAAGAAGACAGACTTTATTCAATAAAAGGTACACCTCCAGATATGAATAATTTACCACTAGGTGACGCTTTTGCCCCAAGAAATGAATATGCATTAGAGATTGATTTTATAAAAGAAGCGCCACTTTTCCAAATTTCTGAAACACATGCGGCAGCATCATGATTATTGCACCCTGATGCACCTAAAGTACAACTATCATCTGAATTAGAAGCAAGATTAGAAAGCTTCAGAAAGGTATTTAACGAAAATGAGTAA
- a CDS encoding ABC transporter permease → MTTKDFNKKYKLNIDNIENPFNFAPKTNNFSNVAGKPKKLVIEIFKRFFLSWPSVLFLIVFLIVLITSLVVSSYSPYNADNSVENTIQLNLIGDKIGQSTKTGSSFVKSLPSLWSGKINSDFVLSDRDFSANARFWANPNNYGGYLWAEFDQAQYISYNLESGTRFIDFYKWHEVDSINIIFKESKIPLNITAAEAKKYYAQALEANPQIHLKTFLGTTNSGIDIWTQSWIGTWRAIRLALIVATLQTIIGVAIGSYLGFHVGTAIDTVIMRLIDIFSAPPTLIWLLLFATLFGTTDLTLGFALVFVGWVGSVGRTRLFIITVKDSEFITASQSIGASKARLIYKHALPSIIGKIATSYVASIPSIILSVSSLAFLGFFQSDNANLGKIISSAPAEAAVNVWVLLLPSLILLSISVSLHFIALGVHDALDPKIIKSR, encoded by the coding sequence ATGACAACAAAGGACTTTAATAAGAAATACAAATTAAATATTGATAACATAGAAAATCCTTTTAATTTTGCTCCAAAAACAAACAATTTTTCAAATGTTGCCGGTAAGCCTAAAAAACTTGTTATTGAAATTTTTAAAAGATTCTTTTTAAGTTGACCATCAGTGCTATTTTTAATAGTTTTCCTTATTGTTTTAATTACTTCTTTAGTTGTTTCATCATATTCACCTTACAATGCTGATAATTCAGTTGAAAATACTATTCAATTGAATTTGATTGGGGATAAAATTGGTCAATCAACTAAAACAGGTTCTTCGTTTGTTAAATCTCTTCCGTCATTATGAAGTGGTAAAATAAATTCAGATTTTGTTTTAAGTGATAGAGATTTTTCGGCAAACGCAAGATTCTGAGCAAACCCAAACAATTACGGAGGGTATTTGTGAGCAGAATTTGATCAAGCTCAATATATTTCATATAATCTTGAATCAGGTACTCGTTTCATTGATTTTTACAAATGACATGAAGTAGATAGTATTAACATTATATTTAAGGAATCTAAAATTCCTTTAAATATAACTGCTGCAGAAGCTAAAAAATACTATGCACAAGCACTAGAAGCAAATCCACAAATACATTTAAAAACATTTTTAGGTACTACAAATAGCGGTATAGATATTTGAACTCAAAGTTGAATTGGAACTTGAAGAGCGATTAGATTAGCATTAATTGTCGCAACATTACAAACAATTATAGGTGTAGCAATTGGTTCTTATTTAGGGTTCCATGTCGGGACTGCAATTGATACTGTGATTATGCGTTTAATTGATATTTTTTCAGCTCCACCTACATTAATTTGATTATTATTATTCGCAACTTTATTCGGAACAACTGATCTTACACTCGGTTTTGCTCTTGTGTTTGTTGGTTGAGTTGGGTCTGTCGGAAGAACTAGATTATTTATAATTACAGTAAAAGATTCAGAGTTTATTACTGCTTCTCAATCAATCGGTGCTTCAAAGGCAAGATTAATTTACAAGCATGCATTACCATCAATTATTGGTAAAATTGCAACAAGTTATGTTGCTTCAATACCTTCAATTATTCTTTCAGTTTCATCACTTGCCTTCCTTGGTTTCTTCCAATCTGACAATGCAAACTTAGGAAAAATTATATCTTCTGCTCCTGCAGAAGCTGCTGTTAATGTTTGAGTATTATTATTACCTTCATTAATATTACTTTCAATTTCAGTATCATTACACTTTATAGCATTAGGTGTTCATGATGCTTTAGATCCGAAAATTATTAAATCAAGATAG
- a CDS encoding ABC transporter permease: MLKYILQRIGFAILTLLIIVFVVYVLTAQFAINPFVEQAHNSTQGSGNSNSTKELLEKLFNDSVKYHFLPASWKGRYDEFKDIWTSYKINPLTRFWYWLSDIFTNQENPFGIPYDEKIFQRTQTNSISELFFKYLKLSVIITVPAFFISAILGIALGIVAGYKRGTLFDAGINAFSLFFIALPSFIIAPILISLLLKLNVTPSFINPYSEQNSQVYSSGQIFISWLPPILIIVLGSLSSYITYTRNQVITVLTSNYVLIAKSKGLGTIEIFFKYVLRNISIPLAALLIPSYIGLLTGGIVIETYWSIPGTSQIIAQSFPNGEINIIMFNTVFFTFLGVMTTIVVDVSYTILDPRIKYSSKSGFSYYQMFLMSYRRNIEFKRIKQEGGKNDNKGL, encoded by the coding sequence ATGCTTAAATACATTTTGCAACGTATTGGCTTTGCTATTCTAACCTTGCTAATTATTGTTTTTGTCGTTTATGTTTTAACCGCACAATTTGCTATTAATCCATTTGTTGAGCAAGCACACAATTCAACGCAAGGTAGTGGTAATTCTAATTCGACAAAAGAATTATTGGAAAAACTATTTAATGATTCAGTTAAGTATCATTTTCTTCCTGCAAGTTGAAAGGGAAGATATGATGAATTCAAGGATATTTGAACAAGTTACAAAATTAATCCTTTAACAAGATTTTGATATTGACTATCTGATATTTTTACAAATCAAGAAAATCCATTCGGTATACCTTATGATGAAAAAATATTTCAAAGAACACAAACAAACTCTATATCAGAATTATTCTTTAAATATTTAAAATTATCAGTAATAATAACTGTTCCAGCTTTCTTTATAAGCGCAATCTTAGGTATTGCTTTAGGAATTGTTGCAGGTTATAAAAGAGGAACTTTATTTGATGCTGGTATAAATGCTTTCTCATTATTTTTTATAGCACTACCATCATTCATTATTGCTCCTATATTAATATCTTTACTATTAAAACTGAATGTAACCCCTAGCTTTATCAACCCCTATAGTGAACAAAACTCTCAAGTTTATAGTTCAGGACAAATTTTTATTTCATGATTGCCACCTATTTTAATTATTGTTTTAGGTTCGCTTTCATCATATATTACATATACACGTAATCAAGTTATTACTGTGTTGACATCAAATTATGTTCTTATAGCCAAATCAAAAGGGTTAGGAACAATAGAAATTTTCTTTAAATATGTTTTAAGAAATATTTCAATACCTTTAGCTGCCCTTTTAATTCCGTCATACATAGGTTTATTAACTGGTGGTATAGTTATTGAGACATATTGATCAATTCCAGGGACATCACAGATAATTGCTCAATCATTCCCTAACGGTGAAATTAATATAATTATGTTTAATACAGTATTCTTTACATTCTTAGGTGTAATGACAACAATAGTTGTTGATGTATCATATACAATCTTAGATCCTAGAATTAAATATTCATCTAAATCAGGATTTAGTTATTATCAAATGTTTTTAATGTCATATAGAAGAAACATTGAATTCAAAAGAATAAAACAAGAAGGAGGTAAAAATGACAACAAAGGACTTTAA